Proteins found in one Candidatus Diapherotrites archaeon genomic segment:
- a CDS encoding site-specific DNA-methyltransferase, translating into MGGKNGDYNGWTREDLVKEIEALRKQKTYGLVWEQDKIKEKFDYYINWDGIKTKETFTDANHKFPVLKSILSNDVVTNQAIESNVLIEGDNYHALAVLNFTHSESVDIIYIDPPYNSGTGDKFIYNNKIVDDEDSYRHSKWLSFMSKRLRLAKNLLKKDGVMFISINDAEQAQLKLLCDDVFNAENYVGMLIWKNKAGGGGKQNPNKPTEEVLKKEAFVVDHEYVLVYAKNIQFIQRFEEALTEDELKSYKNPDNDSRGVYKLKDLEQSIPTPIRTMYYPIKDPDGKEIRPKGGRYQWRFSESRAKEEFENKTIVWHKINCKKEKDQRGYYYRPMVKQFLNAFGKERTKIMRSVLYNMFYTQDGTREIRDIFGEDGGKAIFNYPKPTILIEYLLKNTAKKSPLILDFFAGSGTTGHAVLELNKQDGGNRKFILCTNNESNICTDVCLPRMKKAIKGYTNLKGSKINGLGGNLKYFKTDFVDSSPTDANKRKIVEKSTEMLCLKENSFSPVLEKDGFKIFKSPKTFMGIIFDEEKIGDFVKEVQKIPGKFNVYVFSFDDSVPESEFKSIKSRVKLRPIPEVILHVYRRIFKYDYS; encoded by the coding sequence ATGGGTGGAAAAAATGGGGATTATAACGGTTGGACAAGAGAAGACTTAGTAAAGGAAATTGAAGCGCTGCGGAAACAAAAAACCTATGGATTAGTCTGGGAACAGGATAAAATAAAAGAAAAATTTGACTATTACATCAACTGGGACGGAATAAAAACTAAGGAAACTTTTACCGACGCGAACCACAAATTCCCAGTTTTGAAGTCAATTCTCAGTAATGATGTTGTTACTAATCAAGCAATTGAGAGCAATGTCCTGATTGAAGGTGATAACTATCATGCCTTAGCTGTTCTGAATTTTACGCATAGCGAGTCGGTTGATATTATCTATATTGATCCGCCATACAATAGCGGAACTGGCGATAAGTTCATCTACAATAACAAAATTGTTGATGATGAAGATTCCTACCGCCATAGTAAATGGCTTTCCTTCATGAGCAAAAGATTGCGATTAGCAAAAAATTTGCTCAAAAAAGATGGCGTGATGTTTATTTCTATAAATGACGCCGAGCAAGCGCAGCTTAAGCTATTGTGTGATGATGTATTTAATGCAGAAAACTATGTCGGGATGTTGATTTGGAAAAATAAGGCTGGTGGCGGCGGTAAGCAAAATCCAAATAAACCGACAGAGGAAGTCCTGAAGAAAGAAGCGTTTGTAGTAGACCACGAATACGTTTTGGTGTATGCTAAAAACATTCAGTTTATTCAACGGTTCGAAGAGGCACTTACCGAAGATGAATTAAAATCTTACAAAAATCCAGATAACGATTCTCGCGGGGTGTATAAACTCAAGGATTTAGAACAGTCCATTCCGACTCCAATTCGCACGATGTATTACCCCATAAAAGATCCTGACGGAAAAGAGATTAGGCCAAAAGGTGGGAGATATCAATGGAGATTTAGTGAAAGTAGGGCCAAAGAAGAATTTGAGAATAAAACCATTGTTTGGCATAAAATAAATTGCAAGAAAGAAAAGGATCAACGTGGCTACTACTATCGTCCGATGGTCAAGCAATTCTTGAACGCGTTTGGCAAAGAAAGGACAAAGATAATGCGCTCTGTTCTCTATAACATGTTTTACACACAAGATGGAACTCGAGAAATAAGAGATATATTTGGTGAAGATGGGGGCAAAGCGATTTTTAATTACCCTAAGCCAACGATATTGATTGAATATTTGCTGAAAAACACTGCAAAAAAGTCCCCCCTCATTCTTGATTTTTTTGCTGGCTCTGGAACAACCGGTCACGCCGTTTTAGAGTTGAATAAACAAGATGGTGGAAATAGAAAATTCATTCTTTGCACTAACAATGAGAGCAATATTTGCACAGATGTTTGTTTACCGAGGATGAAAAAAGCCATTAAAGGTTATACTAACTTAAAGGGCTCAAAGATAAATGGCTTAGGCGGAAATCTAAAATATTTCAAAACTGATTTTGTTGATTCTTCGCCAACTGATGCTAATAAGCGTAAAATAGTAGAAAAGTCAACCGAAATGCTTTGTTTAAAGGAGAACTCTTTTTCGCCAGTTCTTGAAAAAGACGGATTCAAAATTTTCAAGAGCCCCAAAACATTCATGGGAATTATTTTCGATGAAGAGAAAATTGGCGATTTTGTAAAGGAGGTTCAAAAAATTCCCGGAAAGTTTAATGTTTACGTGTTTTCGTTTGACGATTCCGTACCAGAAAGCGAATTCAAGTCAATAAAGTCTCGCGTGAAACTACGGCCAATTCCTGAAGTAATTTTGCATGTTTATAGGAGAATATTCAAATATGATTACTCTTAA